The stretch of DNA TTATACGTTAATAGGGAAGAAGGCTTCTTCGGAACTGGTCTCAAAAAGGACGAATACGTAGCCGATTGCTCCGATATCGATGACGTGATTGTATTCCTGAAGAGCGGAAAATACACCATTGCTAAGGTTGCCGATAAGTCGTTCTTTGGTAAGGATATTATTCATATAGGTGTGTTTAAGCGAAACGATACCCGCACCATCTATAATGCTGTGTACCGCGACGGTCGAAACGGATCCATCATGATAAAGCGGTGCGCTATTACTGGAATTACTCGTGATAAGGAGTATGATATATCCAAGGGTACCGATGGGTCGCAGGTGCTTTACATGAGCGTTAACCCAAATGGTGAGGCTGAGGTACTGAAGGTATTCCTAAAGCCACGGCCAAAGCTTAAAAAACCTATTATCGATCTCGATTTTAGTACGCTTGCAATCAAAGGACGTAGCTCAATGGGAAATATCTTTAGCCGCTACGCAATTCATAAAATTCAGGTTAAGGAGAAGGGTGTTTCTACCCTAGGTGGCCAAAAAATTTGGTTCGATGCCGATGTGCTGCGCTTGAATGCCGATGGCCGTGGAAAATTGTTGGGCGAGTTTGGAGCCAACGATAAACTAGTAGTGTTCTATAAGCGTGGTATTTATTCCATTACCTCTTACGAAACGTCCAATCATTACGACGACGACTTGCTGCTTATTGAGAAGTTTGACGCCGTTAAGGTTTATAGTGTCCTCTTCTTCGATGCTGAACAGTCGTTTGTTTACCTTAAACGGTTTAGCGTGGAGGTTATTGATAAGCCACAGAGTTTTATTGGTGACGCTTCTGGTTCTTACCTTGTTGAGTTCTCTACCGATGCTTGGCCTCAGGTAGAGATCGTTTTTGGAGGTTCATATGCACATCGCCTGAACGAACTTGTTGATGTTTCTGAATTTATTGGAGTGAAGAGTTTTAGAGCCAGAGGCAAGCGGTTAACGCCTTACCAAATTGGTGAGGCTAAGTTTGTTGAGCCACTTCAGAAAGAGGAACCCTTGGATGAATCGGCAGAGGAACCAATGGAACAAGACCCTTCGGATAGTGGGGATGAAAGCGATTCCGATTCCGACAGTGATGGGGAAACTACACAAATGTCGCTCGAGATTTAATTTTAAAAAATAAAAAGTTGTATCTTTCAGCAACATAATGGTTACTCTATGAACATCTTCCTTGTTGGATTTATGGCTTCGGGAAAAACAACCCTTGGCAGTCAGTTGGGCACGTTGCTGGGAATGCGATACGTGGATATGGATGAATACATCGAACAGAAGAATGGAGATACCATTAGGAAGATCTTTGTAACCAAAGGTGAAGCGTATTTCCGGAACTTGGAAAAGATTGCTCTTGCAGATCTGACAAAAGAGGATGGGGTAATTGTGGCTACCGGTGGTGGCTCAGCTTGCTTTCACAACAACATCGACGAGATGAATGAACATGGCCTTACTGTTTACCTAAAGGTGAGCACCGAGGAGTTGGTGAAACGACTGGAGGCAACTAAGATTGATAGGCCATTACTTTGGGGTAAATCGAGCAATGAACTTACAGTTTACATTACCGAGATGCTGAAGATTCGCGAGCCATTCTACTCAAAAGCGAAGGTGGTTGTTCCATCCGATAATCCACTTGCCGAAGATATCGTTGATGCAATTAGGCATCATTTGAAATAAGAATAAAAAAAGGAGCCATTGATCAATCAATGGCTCCTTTCTTTATGGGTTGAATTAACGCAGCCCTTTATATACTTGAAGCAGCACGGCCACAACCGATTCGCCCATCTTTATCGATCGCTCGGGACTCCATCCAAAAGCCCTGTCGGGTAGGTTTGCATTATCTTTAAAGGGAAGTTCGATGGTGAGTCCGAGGCACCCGTAGCGGTTTGCTACGGCCTTGGAACCGATGTTTAGGTTTGCTTTTCCCGGTTCGTTTTTGGGATAGCCGTGCTTGGATTGGAAATCAGGATTCATGGCTTCCCACACTTCAATAAAGCGCTCCTGAAGCATCTGTAAGCGACCCGGGTAGTTCGGTATTCCCTCAATTCCAGAAATAAAGCAGTAAGGAAGTGCTTCATCTCCATGTATATCGAGGAAGAGATCTACTCCGGTTTCGTCCATTTTTTTGAGTATATGGAATACCTCTGGACTCTTCATCTGCGAGGGATTTCCCCATTCGCGGTTTAGGTTTATCCCAGCGGCATTTGTTCGTAGGTTGCCGTGAATGGAACCGTCGATATTGGCATTGGGCACTATGTAGAAAACACATTTCTCAAGGATTCTACGCGAAATAGGATCGTCGCTATCGAGCAGTCGATGAATGAGCCC from Williamwhitmania taraxaci encodes:
- a CDS encoding M14 family metallopeptidase, producing MKISTNFDSGNIEVVSLNSHDNIQLRIRKDTQSEFLQWFHFRLIGAQGYPCTIKIINAGETSYPEGWQNYYACASYDRNSWFRVPTTFNGKELTIELTPNENSIYLAYFPPYSYERHLDLVSTAQSEDICVLDTLGQTLEGREIDFLTLGEFSQEKRKIWVVARQHPGETMSEWFVEGLIHRLLDSDDPISRRILEKCVFYIVPNANIDGSIHGNLRTNAAGINLNREWGNPSQMKSPEVFHILKKMDETGVDLFLDIHGDEALPYCFISGIEGIPNYPGRLQMLQERFIEVWEAMNPDFQSKHGYPKNEPGKANLNIGSKAVANRYGCLGLTIELPFKDNANLPDRAFGWSPERSIKMGESVVAVLLQVYKGLR
- a CDS encoding shikimate kinase — its product is MNIFLVGFMASGKTTLGSQLGTLLGMRYVDMDEYIEQKNGDTIRKIFVTKGEAYFRNLEKIALADLTKEDGVIVATGGGSACFHNNIDEMNEHGLTVYLKVSTEELVKRLEATKIDRPLLWGKSSNELTVYITEMLKIREPFYSKAKVVVPSDNPLAEDIVDAIRHHLK